A genomic region of Actinomycetes bacterium contains the following coding sequences:
- a CDS encoding PilZ domain-containing protein translates to MAPNSWDNKRIGLRHVAGDMAVRWSAHGDPVDFQRMAYLRDVSVTGAMVLVAGTEPVAEGQSVRVQLVGDATFGAFVRRADLEDGWLHLGVEYTDQSEAYARWCDQVLDTNATERHP, encoded by the coding sequence ATGGCACCCAACAGCTGGGACAACAAGCGCATCGGGTTGCGACATGTGGCCGGCGACATGGCGGTGCGCTGGTCAGCACACGGCGATCCAGTCGATTTCCAGCGCATGGCCTACCTGCGTGATGTCTCGGTGACCGGGGCGATGGTGCTGGTGGCCGGCACCGAACCGGTGGCCGAGGGCCAGTCGGTGCGGGTCCAGCTCGTCGGCGACGCCACCTTCGGCGCCTTCGTGAGGCGTGCGGACCTCGAGGACGGCTGGCTGCACCTCGGCGTCGAGTACACCGACCAGAGCGAGGCCTATGCGCGGTGGTGCGACCAGGTGCTCGACACCAACGCCACGGAGCGGCACCCCTGA
- a CDS encoding SGNH/GDSL hydrolase family protein, translating into MESGFGRALGRTAVGAVVAAVSAIAMACTQPVGTPESTTGDPSADVWVAGDSLAEGAGEAMTDVYNIAVGGATFSQGFTIHTRVMGALAAVVDRPETVVVIGGHNDLVHWGATPAEVVTEMARLVADVASTYPGTTVRLVTQPWWIHPAIGVVNDGIVADLAAIDCGAATWGSSDDDVHPDDFGPYAACIEAALR; encoded by the coding sequence ATGGAGTCAGGGTTCGGTCGAGCGTTGGGCCGCACCGCAGTGGGCGCGGTGGTCGCTGCCGTTTCGGCCATCGCCATGGCCTGCACCCAGCCAGTCGGCACCCCTGAATCGACCACCGGGGACCCGTCGGCGGATGTCTGGGTGGCCGGCGACTCCTTGGCGGAAGGCGCCGGTGAAGCCATGACCGACGTCTACAACATCGCAGTGGGCGGGGCCACGTTCAGCCAGGGCTTCACGATCCACACGCGCGTCATGGGGGCGCTGGCCGCAGTAGTCGACCGGCCCGAAACCGTGGTCGTGATCGGCGGTCACAACGACCTCGTGCACTGGGGCGCCACGCCTGCCGAGGTCGTCACCGAGATGGCCCGGCTGGTTGCCGACGTGGCCTCCACCTACCCGGGTACCACGGTGCGGCTCGTGACCCAGCCCTGGTGGATCCATCCCGCCATCGGCGTGGTCAACGACGGGATTGTCGCCGACCTTGCGGCGATCGACTGCGGCGCGGCGACCTGGGGGTCGAGCGACGACGATGTGCATCCCGACGACTTCGGACCATATGCGGCATGCATAGAAGCAGCTCTGCGCTGA